GGTGTGGCAGCACCGCACCAATATCGAGCGCCTGCAAGCCGGAACCGAGCGCCATATCGGCAAGAAGGGCTGAGCGCGCCGAAATCCATACCGTTACCCCGAGTATCAAAAAAGTGAAATGAGGGCGGGCGATTGAAAGTGGAGCGCGCTATCATGGCCGCATTACTTCAACACATGGCGGCGAGACGTTTAAGCCGCTCGGGAGCGTATGCCTGTCACCATTCGGATTTATGGGAAGGAAGCTCAGTTCAGTGGAGGGTGCTGGAATTGCGACGACGACGGCGTGCTGGCGATGCTCGATGCGCTGGCCGATCCGCGCGCCCTCACCCCCGACGCTGAGCATGAACACGCCCTCTACTGCGCCGGGAGATTCGGCGGCGCGGTGTGGACCGGCAACGACTGGCAGCCTATCGGCTTACCAGAACCGGAAATGAAAATCGAGGGCTACAGTCCGCCCGCGCCGCGCCAGGAACGTGGCAGTTGGTTGCCCTGGGGCCGCAAGAAGCGTTAAGCCGCTTGACGCCCCGTCTGGGAGCCGCTACCGTGAGGCCATGCCCTGCCGGACTGTGGCCTTGATTCCTACCATTCGGTAGCGGCCCGCAGCATGCAGCGCCGCCCGCCCTTCATTTCGGCGGGCGTTTTCCTTTTCCGCGTTTCCCACTCGCCTCATACTGCTTTTCCCCTGGAGAACTTATGCGACTTGCCATTGTCGGAGCCACCGGAGCTGTCGGACATGAACTTTTGCGCGTGCTGGAAAAGAGCAGCCTCCAGTTCGACCACCTTGCCCTCTACGCCTCGCCGCGCTCGGCGGGAAGCACTTTGATGTTCAAGGGGGAGCCGCTGACGGTCCAGGCCACCCCCGATGGCCCAATCGACGCCGACGTGATTCTGGCCTCGGCAGGCGGCAGCGTCAGCAAAGCACTGGCCCCCGTCTGGGTCAAGGGTGGCGCGCTGGTCATCGACAATTCCAGTGCGTTTCGTTACGACGACGCCGTGCCACTGGTCATTCCCGAGGTCAACGGCCAGGCCGCGCTGAAACATCAGGGCATCATCGCCAACCCCAACTGCACCACCGCCATCGCTGCTGTGGCCGTCTGGCCGCTGCACCAGCGCTACGGCGTCAAGCGGATGATCGTCAGCACCTACCAGGCGACCAGCGGCGCGGGCGCGAAGGGCATGCAGGAACTGGAAACGCAGACCCACCGGCTGCTGCACGGTCAGGCAGCCGAGGCCGAGGTGTTCGCCCACCCGATTCCCTTCAACGTCATTCCGCACATCGACAGCTTTCAGGACAACGGCTACACCAAAGAAGAAATGAAGGTGGCCTGGGAAACCCAGAAAATCTTTGGCGAGCCGGATCTGGTGGTGAGCTGCACGGCGGTCCGCATCCCGACCATGCGGACGCACTCCGAGGCCATCACCCTGGAACTCCATCACCCCGCGACGCCAGACGAGGCCCGCGAACTGCTCCGCCATGCGCCCGGCGTGGAGGTGCGCGACGACCCCGCCGCCCAGCTCTACCCGATGCCTCTGACGGCCAGCGGCAAGTACGACGTGGAGGTGGGCCGCATCCGCGCCAGCCTGGCCTTCGAGGGCGGTCTGGAGCTGTTCGTCAGCGGCGACCAGCTCCTCAAGGGCGCAGCGCTGAATGCCGTGCAGATCGCCGAGTACTTGCAGGAGCAGGGCGCACTCGGCCAGCCGACCAGAGCCACCGCGCTGAGCTGAAGGGAGCAGTCGGAAGAGCCTGAGCAACTATTGCTCAGGCCCTTTCTTTTTGCGGCGGTTCATACAGCAGGCACGGCGGCCCTGAGCAATCCGAAACCAAGCACAAAAAACCGGAAAGGCGCGTGGCCCTTCCGGTTTTTAAGTGGCGTTCTGCTGAAGCGTTACTCGCTCTGCTTCTCGCCCTCGGTAGTGCTGGCGGGCACAGCAACGTCGTCCTTCTTTTCGCTGCTCAGCCCGAACTGCGCAAACAGATCGGCATATACGTCACCGAGCTTGGTGCTGATCTTGCCGCCGCCCTGCTGGGCGTCCTTGGCATTGAAGCTGTACTCGAAGTCGCCGCCCCGGCGTCCACCGCGTCCGCCGCCGCCGCTACGGCCACCGGCAGGGCCGCCGCCAAAGCTGGGGGTCCGGCTGCCGCCGCCCTGCGAGACGAAGTCGCCGCCGCGTGCCGGTGCGCCGCCCAGGGCACGCCGACGCGACAGGCTGGCGCGCTGCTCGACCGGGTCGATATTCAGGATGACGGCTTCGATGTCGTCGCCCTTCTTGAACAGGTCAGCCGGGTTGTTGACGCGCTGCAGATCGAGTTCGCTGATGTGAATCAGACCCTCGATGCCTTCCTCGATTTCCATGAACACGCCGAAATCGGTGAGGCCCGTGACCTTGCCCTTGACCGGCGTGCCGGGGGGGAAACGGTCGGGGAGGCTGCTCCACGGATCGTCGGTGGCCTGGCGCAACCCGAGGCTGATGCGGCGCTCCTTGGGATCAATCCGCAGGATGATGGCTTCCACCTCGTCGCCCTCTTTGAGGACTTCGTTGGGGTGGCGCACCCGCTTGGTCCAGGACAGTTCGCTGACGTGAACGAGCCCTTCCAGACCCGGCTCGATCTCCACGAACGCACCGAAGTTGGTCAGGTTGGTGACCTTACCGGTGACCTTCTGGCCGATGGAGTACTTGTCGATGGCACTTTCCCAGGGGTCGGTGGTCAGCGACTTCATGCTCAAGTTGATGCGGTCACGGCCCGGATCGACGTCGATGACCTGCACCTGCACCTTGTCACCGACCTTGACCACGTCACGGGGGTGGTTGAAGCGCCCGTAGGTTAGCTCACTGCGGTGAACCAGGCCGTCGATGCCGCCGAGATTGACGAACACGCCGAAATCGGTGATCTCGACCACTTCGCCCTCGAACTGCGCGCCGGGCTCGAGCTGGCCCATGGTGCTCTCGCGGGCCTGGGCCTTCTGGGCTTCCATGATGGCGCGGTGCGAGATGATCACTCGGTTGCGCTTGCGGTTGAGCTCAATGAGCTTGACTTCCAGCGGCTTGCCCACGTAGGGATCGAGGTCGTTGACCCGGCGGGTATCGACCTGGCTGGCCGGGAGGAAGGCCCGGATGCCGTCGATCATGGCGACCAGACCGCCGCGCACCTTCTCAACGATGTCCACCTGGAACGACTCGTCGCGCTCCTGCACACCCGCCAGCACACGCCAGCCCTTGTCCTGCTCGGCGCGCTTCTTGCTCAGCACGATCTGGCCATTGGCCAAATCCGAACGCACCACGTACGCCTCAATCGAGTCGCCGGGCTTGTACATCTGCTGGGCTTCTTCGAGCGTCACCGGCTCGTCACCGAGCTGATTGAAGGGAATGATCCCCTCGATCTTCGCGCCCACGTCTACCGCGATACCCTCGTTGCCGATGAACACAACGGTGCCGGTCACCACGTCGCCGCGTGCGGGCGCGCCGGACTCCTGGTTCTCGGTGTCGAGGGTGGCGAGGACGTCCTCCATGGTCATGGCGGGGTAATCGTCGTCGCTGCGCTCCTGACGTCCTGAGGGAACCGGGGCCGACTGAACGGGCTGCGCCTGGACCGGCTGGGCCGCTGGCTGGCTGGCCGTCTCAGCGGTGTCAGTGTTGGGAGTGCTGGCTTCAGCAGTGCTGGCCTCGGCAGTCCCCATCTCGGCGGTGGCGGGCGTGGTGGCGCTGCCCTGCGCCGTATCGGTGGTGGGCTGAATGTCCCCGGCCTGATCCGGGGTGCGGCTAACTTGGTCTTCCACTTGATGCTCCTCCTGGCAGCTCGCGCCTGCGCACGGCTAACGCCCCAGCTTACCACTTTCTAAGCGCCCCGGCAAGCAAATCTGCCGGAGTTCGGTGGCCCCGTCCCTTGACAGGTGCTGCCTCGGCCCCTATACTTCCTCACGCTGTCACCCGCCGCCGCAGGGCGAGGCGAGTGATTGTTTTTGGGGCATCGTCTAATGGCAGGACAACAGTCTCTGACACTGTCGATCAAGGTTCGAGTCCTTGTGCCCCAGCCAATTCAGCAGCGTCAGATCAGTCCGCCTTGTGCGGGCTTTTTTGTTGCCGTTTTGTGACCTGACCGGAGCTGTAGTACCGTTATCTCTGCTTTAAAAAATAAACTGTGACACCGTTGCGACAACATGCCTCTGCTAAGCTTCCAGCATGACGAACGTTCAACCTTCTCAGCACGACGTGGTGATCATCGGTGGCGGTCCGGCGGGCCTGACGGCGGCCATCTACACGGGCCGCGCCAGTCTCAATACGGTGGTTCTGGAAAAGGGACTGCCGGGCGGTCAGATTGCCCAGACCGAGGAAGTCGAGAACTACCCCGGCTTTCCCGAACCGATTTCAGGCCCCGAACTCGCCCAGCGTATGACCGATCAGGCCGAGCGCTTCGGCGCGAAAATCGAGATGGAGGAAGTGCAGCGTATTGAGCACCACCCGCACGGCGGTTTTCTGGTCACGGGTTACAGCGGCACCTACCATGCCAAGGCGGTCATTCTGGCCACCGGAGCCAACCCCAAGCGCCTCTCGGTGCCGGGCGAGGAGCAGTTCTGGGGCAAGGGGGTCAGCACCTGCGCCACCTGCGACGGTTTTTTCTACCGGGGCAAGAAAGTCGTGGTGGTGGGCGGGGGCGACGCCGCTGTGGAAGAGGGCCTGTTTCTGACCAAGTTTGCCGACGAGGTGACGCTGATTCACCGCCGCGACAGCCTGCGCGCCAACAAGGTGGCCCAGGCCCGCGCCTTTGCCAGCCCCAAGATGAAGTTCATCTGGGACACGGGCGTCGAGGAAATCATCGGTGAGGACAGCGTGCAGGCCGTGCAGCTCAAGAACCTCAAGACGGGTGAGGTGAGCCGAATGGACACTGACGGCGTGTTCATCTTTATCGGACACGTGCCCAACACCGGCTTCCTGGAAGGCGTGGTCAAGCTGCGCGAGGACGGCTACGTGGAGGTCCGCGACGACATCTACACCAGCGTGCCGGGTCTGTTCGCGGCGGGCGACATCAGCGACTACGTGTACCGTCAACTCGCCACCAGCGTGGGTGCAGGCACGCGGGCGGCCATGAGCGTGGAGCGGATGCTGGCCGCGCTGGAACTCGAAGAGAGCGCGGCGGACTGAATCCCGACTCGGGTCAGGACCAGTTGACCGCCGCCACCCCCCTCTCCGAGCGCCCGCGTATCGTCACCGAGCATCCCGACTTCTACGTGATTGCCAAGCCCGCCCGCTGGCTCACCCACCCGGTGCGCGCCCGCGTGGACGTGCCGGATGTGCTGACTTTTTTGCAACACGAAACCGGCGAGGAGAGGGTGGCCCCGCCGCACCGCCTGGACCGCGAGACCAGTGGAGCGCAGATCTTCACGCGCGACAGCGACGCGGCCCGGCGCTTCTTCACGCTGTTCAAGGAGCATCTGGTCGGCAAGTCGTATCTCGCCATCGTTCACGGCTCGCCGGAGTGGGACGAAACCGTGCTGGACGCTCCGCTGGGCTTCGTGGGCCTGTCGGAGAGCAACCACATCCAGATTCGCCAGGGGGTCGTTCCGGACGGCAAGCCCGCCGCCACCGAGTTCAGGGTGGTGGCCCGCCAACCGGGCTTCACGCTGTTGCACGCCTTTCCGCGCTCGGGACGGCTGCACCAGATCCGGGCGCACCTCTCGCATCTGGGCTTGCCGATGGTGGGCGACAAGATCTACGGGCGCGACCCGGACGTGTTCCTGGACTTCATGCAGACCGGGCAGACCGACGAGCTGACCCGGCGTCTGCTGTTGCCCCGGCAGGCGCTGCACGCCCACCGCCTGAGTTTCGGCTGGGACAGCGCACAGATGCGGGTGGAAGTGCCGCTGGCAGCGGACTTGCAGGCATTCTGGGACGGGCTGGCCGAACACTGAATTCGGCGTAGACTGGCGGGCATGACCGACCTTGCTGCCCATCCCTATGATGCCGCCTCGCCCGACCGGCTGCGCCACGCCGATAGCACCAAGTGGACCTTCTACGACGAGGACGTGCTGCCGATGTGGGTGGCCGACATGGACTTCCCGGTGGCCGAGCCGATTCTGACCGCGCTACGAGAGCGTCTGACACGCTCCATCGGCTACGCCCAGGTGACGGGCGACCCGGTCCTGAAGACGCAATTGATCGACAAACTGGAGCGCGACGGCCTGATCGGCCTCACGCCCGAAGGCGTCAGCTTTCTGCCAGGCGTGGTGCCGGGCCTTTATGCCGCCGTGCAGGCGCTGACGCAGCCGGGCGACGAGATCATGACCGTCGTACCGATCTACCCGCCGTTTCTGAGCGCCATCACCGATCACGGGCGGGTGCTGAACGCCGTGCCGCTGACTGAAAGCCAGCAGGGCTGGACGCTGGACATGGACGCGCTGGAAGCCGCCGTGACGCCCAGGACCAAACTGCTGATGCTCTGCCACCCGCACAATCCGGCAGGCCGGGTATGGACACGGGCCGAACTGGAGCAGATGGCCGACCTTGCCCTCAAGCACGGCCTCTACGTCGTCAGTGACGAGCTGCATGCCGATCTGCGCTACCCGGACGCGCCGGAGTATGTGCCGTTCGCCGCCGTGCGGCCCGAACTCGCCCAGCGCGTCGTCACGCTGACCGGTCCGTGCAAGGCCTACAACACGGCGGGCCTGGGCATCGGGGCAATGATCAGCCACAACCCAGAACTGGTGGCCCAGCTGGAAAAAGCCACCAAAGGCATCATGGGCCATGCCAGCGCCCTGAGCATCACCATGTGGCAAACAGCGTTGAGCGGCGGGGCCGAATGGCTGGCCGAGACGCTGAAATACTTGCAAGCCAACCGCGACTTCCTGAGCGAGTTCATGGCCCGCGAACTGCCGGACGTGCCGTACACGCCGCCGCAAGCGACCTACCTGGCCTGGTTCGACCTGAGAAACCACCCCCGCGCCGCCGATATTCAGAACTACCTGCTGGAAGAAGGCAAGCTGGCCCTCAACGACGGCCTGAACTTCGGCGCAGGCTATCAGGGCTTCGTGCGCCTCAACTTCGCCACCAGCCGCGAGCTGCTGCAAGAAGGGCTGACGCGGCTGGCCAGAGCTGTACGGGGCTGAGGGGAGTGCGGCGGCTCAAGGTGCGCTGAAAGCCACCTGATCCGTTGAGCGGTCATGTTCCATGGTGATGCCGAACTCGCTGATGCGGCCCAGCTGATCGAAGCCGAAAGCCACTGCCCAGACGATCTCCGGGGACTTTTCGAAGGTGGCGCTGCGAACGTAGTAGGTCACATTGCCGCGCATGTAGGTCTTCTCCCCCACCAGTTCCTTTTCCGCACCGAACTGCTCCACCCCGGTCTGGCGGTACTGGGTGAAGCCAGCAAGGTCGCCCCACTGGGCTTTCACGTCGGGCGTGAAGGCGGCCCAGATCTTGTCAAGTTTGACCGCGTAGAACTCCTTGAGCAGCGCGCGGGCGCGGGCCTCGGCGTTCTTCTCGGCCACCGTCTGGACCACAGCCGGAGGTGTAGCAGCAGTCGCAGCGGCGGCGAAAGACACGGACTCAGCGGGCAGACAGATCAGCGTACCCAGCAGCAGCAACCGGCGAATGGTGGGGTTCATGCTCCAGCGTAAGTCGGCCCGAAGCGGCCCAGCGGTCAGATGGGTGACGATTGCGACCCACCCCGCCGGAAACTGTAACAATACGTGAACGAACGCTCAAGGCTGCGACTCAGCCGATCAGCCGCTCCAGCACGGCGGCGACCCCGTCCTCGTCGTTGGTCAGGGTCAGCTCGTCCGCCGCCGCCCGGACTTCCTCATCGGCGTTTCCCATCGCCACCCCGCGCCCGGCCCAGGCCAGCATCTCGGCGTCGTTGGGCGCGTCGCCGAACGCCAGCACTTCCGAGGCGTCTATGTCCAGCAACCCGCACAGTTTCGCCAGGCCCCAGGCTTTGCTGACGCCCTCGGCCAGCACTTCCAGAAACGGCGCGCCGCTGTGGGTGACGGCAAACCCCGGCAGCTTCAGGGCACTGAGTTCGGGCAACAGTTCGCGCGGCGTCAGCGTGGGGTGCCGGACGATGAACTTGAGACTGGGCGCAGCGAGCACGGCTTCCAGCTCCGCCGCACCCATCTCGTGGGGCCAGCGCTTGTGGTCCTCGAAGTGGGCGAGGTCGGCGTAGCCCCGCTGAGCCACGAAGGTCGTTCCGCCGTCGCGCACACTGACAAACAGCACGCCCGGCACCCGCTCCGAAAGCGCCCGAGCGATAGAGCGCTGCGCGGCCTCGGTCACGTGGACTTCGAACAGCGTCTCGCCCGTGCCCAGATGCACGCCGTGCGCGCCGTTGCCGCACAGGGCATATTCGCCAAAGCCCGCTTGCCCGGCAATCATTCGCACGCCATGCGGCTGCCGGGCCGTTACCGGGACCACGTGAATGCCTGCTGCCCTCGCTGCGTCCAGTGCCCGGCGGGTGCGCGGGCTGACGCTCAGGTCGTTTCTGAGCAGCGTGCCGTCGAGGTCGGTGGCGATCAGGCGAATGGACATGCAGCGAGGATAGAGCGCCGGGGCCGTCCGCGCCCAGTTCAGGCCGCACTCAGTCCAGGCCGCACTCAGTCCAGGCGGCGACCCCGGGCCAGATGCACGGCCATCTCGTCCACCAGATACCCGCCTTCGGTGTGGGACGTGATCCAGTCGGCCAGGTCGTTCTGGAGTTGCTCGCCGAGGTGCTGGCGCTGCACTTGCGTCATGGCGGCCAGCATGGGCACCGCTGCCGCCGCGCCCTGCAAGAGGAAGGCAGCGACGTGTTCCGGTTCAGGGTGACGAACCGTGCGCACCTCCGCCTTGATCTCGATGTCCACGAAGCCGGCGTCAGCCATAAGCTTCTCCAGAATCGCCGCATCGCCGAGTGCGAAGGGAGCCATGAAAATGTCTGCGCCTACCCGTGCCCGCCCCGCCTGATTGAGACGGTATGACAGCGGATTGTATTCAATCGCTTGCTGAACCAGCAGTGCGGCCCGTCCACCCGGCTCCAGCACCCGGCACATCTCGCGCAAGGCACCCAGCCTGTCGGGAAAGAACTGCAATCCCTGCTGACACGTCACCGCCGCAAAGGCCGCGTCCGCGAACGGCAAGCTCTGGGCGCTGCCCTGCTGCCAGTCGATAGCGGGCGCGTCCGGCGCAGCAGTCTCGCGGGCCACCGTCAGCATCGCCGGATTCAGGTCCAGGGCGCTGACGACACCACTTGCCCCCACCCGCTGCGCCGCCTGCCGCGCCACGCTGCCGGTGCCGCAGGCCACGTCCAGCACCCGCTCGCCCACTTCCAATTCGGCGAAGTCCAGCAGCACCGTCGCCCAGGGTGCGAACATACGCGGCACCATATAGCGCTCGTACATCCGGGCGGCGTGAAGAGCAGCATCCGTGGACTGGGTCATGGAGACTCCTTTTGGGGCCTGATGTTGAAACAAAACTGGAAGCTGGGAAGAAGGCTATGCAAGAAAGCACTTGGATTTCGCCAGCATCAGAACACAAGCGGCCACGAAGTAAACGCCGACGAGGGTAGAGAAAGAGACGTTGGAGGTCACAGCCCAAACGACGAGAGCGGAACAACTGGGTCAAGAAGCGCTCAACGACCCCGCACCAGATGCACGGCCATCTCGTCTACCAGATACCCGCCCTCGGTGTGGGCTGTGATCCAGTCAGCGAGGTCATTCTGGAGTTGCTCGCCGAGGTGCTGGCGCTGCTCCTCGGTCATGGCCGCCAGATTGGGAGTCGCCGCCGCTGCGCCCTGCAAGGTGAACGCGAAGAAGTGTTCTGGTTCAGGGTACCGAACCGTGAGCGTCTGTGCTTTGACTTCCACGTCCGTAAAGCCCACTGCCGCCATAAGCCGCTCCAGCGTGGCCGCATCACCCAATGCAAAAGGAGAGGCAAAAACGTCGACGCCCATCCGTGCCCGTCCCGCCTGATTGAGACGGTGATACAGCGGGTTGTGCTCAATCCCCTGATGAAGCGCGAGCGCTACCCGCCCGCCCGGTTTCAGCACCCGGCGCATTTCTCTGAGCGCTCCTACCTGATCGGGAAAGAACTGCAACCCCTGCTGACACACCACTACCCCAAAGGACACGTCTGCGAACGGCAAGCTCTGGGCGCTGCCGTGTTGCCAGTCGATAGCGGGCGCGTCCGGCACAGCCGTCTCACGTGCCACCTCCAGCATCGCCAGATTCAGGTCCAGGGCGCTGACGGCACCGCCCGCACCCACCCGCTGCGCCGCCTGCCGAGTCACGCTGCCCGTGCCGCAGGCCACGTCCAGCACCCGCTCGCCTTCCCGTATATCGGCAAAGTCCAGCAGCACCGTCGCCCAGGGCGCGAACTTGTGCGGCACCATGTAGCGCTCGTACGCCTGGGCAGCGCGAAGAGCTTCGTCGGTGGGCTGGGTCATAGAGATTCCTTTTGGAACTCGAAACTGGGTCAAGGGTAGCCAGTGGGCCGTCAAAGATCCGTCAAAAAGCGTTGCGCCTCTCCCCTGTTCCCACGCTCACCCACTACACTACCCGGATGACGTCTCCAACCCCATCCATCACCGTCGTCGGCGCAGGCCTGGCCGGATCGGAAGCCGCGCTGGCCGCTGCCAAACTCGGCGTGCAGGTTCACCTCTACGAGATGCGCCCCGTGAAGATGACCCCGGCGCACCGGAGCGGCAACTTTGCCGAACTGGTGTGCAGCAACTCGCTGGGCGGGCAGGGCGATTTGCAGGCCAAAGGTTTGCTTCAGAGTGAGATGCGCTCGGTGGGCAGCGCCATCATGCACAGTGCCGACGCCTCGCGGCTGCCCGCTGGCGGCGCGCTGGCCGTCGAGCGCGAGGGCTTCTCCCAGCGGATCACCGACGCGGTGCGAAACCACCCGCTGATCACCGTTCACGGCGAGGAAGTCACCAAGTTGCCCGAAGGCCCCTGCGTGATCGCCACCGGCCCGCTGACCGCCGAGGCCCTGTCCGGCGAACTGGCACGGCTGACCGGCGACGAGCAACTGGCCTTCTACGACGCCGCCGCGCCTGTGATCGCGTTTGACAGCATCAACATGGACGTCGCCTTTCGGGCCGGGCGCTACGAGCAGAGTGCGGACTACATCAACTGTCCGATGAACAAAGAAGAGTACGAGGCGTTTTATACGGCGCTGGAGCAGGCCCGTTCTCATACCCCACACGACTGGGAGAAGCTGGAATTCTTCGAGGGCTGTATGCCCATCGAGGAAATCGCCCGGCGCGGCAAAGACACGCCCCGCTTCGGCCCGATGAAGCCGCGCGGCCTGACCGATCCGCGCACCGGACGCTGGCCCTACGCTGCCGCGCAACTGCGCCAGGAAGATCAGGAAGGCCGGATGTGGTCGCTGGTCGGCTTCCAGACAGGACTCAAATGGGGCGACCAGAAGGCGGTGGTGCAACTGATTCCGGGGCTGGAAAACGCCGAAATCTTGCGCTACGGCGTGATGCACCGCAACACCTACCTCAACGCACCGAAGGTGCTGGCGGCTGACCTGCAACTCAAGGTGCGTCCCGGCACCTTCGTGGCGGGCGTGCTGGCCGGAACCGAGGGCTACCTGGAATCGGCGGCGACCGGCTGGCTGGCCGGCACCAACGCCGCCCGCGCCGCGCTGGGCCTGCCCACGCTGGTGCCGCCGCAGGAAAGTATGCTCGGCGGCCTGACCCGCTACCTCGCCAGCGCCAATCCCAAGAACTACCAGCCGATGAATGTCAACTGGGCGCTGGTGCCGGAGTTGCCCAT
This portion of the Deinococcus rubellus genome encodes:
- a CDS encoding class I SAM-dependent methyltransferase, giving the protein MTQSTDAALHAARMYERYMVPRMFAPWATVLLDFAELEVGERVLDVACGTGSVARQAAQRVGASGVVSALDLNPAMLTVARETAAPDAPAIDWQQGSAQSLPFADAAFAAVTCQQGLQFFPDRLGALREMCRVLEPGGRAALLVQQAIEYNPLSYRLNQAGRARVGADIFMAPFALGDAAILEKLMADAGFVDIEIKAEVRTVRHPEPEHVAAFLLQGAAAAVPMLAAMTQVQRQHLGEQLQNDLADWITSHTEGGYLVDEMAVHLARGRRLD
- a CDS encoding 30S ribosomal protein S1, with product MGTAEASTAEASTPNTDTAETASQPAAQPVQAQPVQSAPVPSGRQERSDDDYPAMTMEDVLATLDTENQESGAPARGDVVTGTVVFIGNEGIAVDVGAKIEGIIPFNQLGDEPVTLEEAQQMYKPGDSIEAYVVRSDLANGQIVLSKKRAEQDKGWRVLAGVQERDESFQVDIVEKVRGGLVAMIDGIRAFLPASQVDTRRVNDLDPYVGKPLEVKLIELNRKRNRVIISHRAIMEAQKAQARESTMGQLEPGAQFEGEVVEITDFGVFVNLGGIDGLVHRSELTYGRFNHPRDVVKVGDKVQVQVIDVDPGRDRINLSMKSLTTDPWESAIDKYSIGQKVTGKVTNLTNFGAFVEIEPGLEGLVHVSELSWTKRVRHPNEVLKEGDEVEAIILRIDPKERRISLGLRQATDDPWSSLPDRFPPGTPVKGKVTGLTDFGVFMEIEEGIEGLIHISELDLQRVNNPADLFKKGDDIEAVILNIDPVEQRASLSRRRALGGAPARGGDFVSQGGGSRTPSFGGGPAGGRSGGGGRGGRRGGDFEYSFNAKDAQQGGGKISTKLGDVYADLFAQFGLSSEKKDDVAVPASTTEGEKQSE
- a CDS encoding aspartate-semialdehyde dehydrogenase, encoding MRLAIVGATGAVGHELLRVLEKSSLQFDHLALYASPRSAGSTLMFKGEPLTVQATPDGPIDADVILASAGGSVSKALAPVWVKGGALVIDNSSAFRYDDAVPLVIPEVNGQAALKHQGIIANPNCTTAIAAVAVWPLHQRYGVKRMIVSTYQATSGAGAKGMQELETQTHRLLHGQAAEAEVFAHPIPFNVIPHIDSFQDNGYTKEEMKVAWETQKIFGEPDLVVSCTAVRIPTMRTHSEAITLELHHPATPDEARELLRHAPGVEVRDDPAAQLYPMPLTASGKYDVEVGRIRASLAFEGGLELFVSGDQLLKGAALNAVQIAEYLQEQGALGQPTRATALS
- a CDS encoding RluA family pseudouridine synthase; amino-acid sequence: MTAATPLSERPRIVTEHPDFYVIAKPARWLTHPVRARVDVPDVLTFLQHETGEERVAPPHRLDRETSGAQIFTRDSDAARRFFTLFKEHLVGKSYLAIVHGSPEWDETVLDAPLGFVGLSESNHIQIRQGVVPDGKPAATEFRVVARQPGFTLLHAFPRSGRLHQIRAHLSHLGLPMVGDKIYGRDPDVFLDFMQTGQTDELTRRLLLPRQALHAHRLSFGWDSAQMRVEVPLAADLQAFWDGLAEH
- the trxB gene encoding thioredoxin-disulfide reductase is translated as MTNVQPSQHDVVIIGGGPAGLTAAIYTGRASLNTVVLEKGLPGGQIAQTEEVENYPGFPEPISGPELAQRMTDQAERFGAKIEMEEVQRIEHHPHGGFLVTGYSGTYHAKAVILATGANPKRLSVPGEEQFWGKGVSTCATCDGFFYRGKKVVVVGGGDAAVEEGLFLTKFADEVTLIHRRDSLRANKVAQARAFASPKMKFIWDTGVEEIIGEDSVQAVQLKNLKTGEVSRMDTDGVFIFIGHVPNTGFLEGVVKLREDGYVEVRDDIYTSVPGLFAAGDISDYVYRQLATSVGAGTRAAMSVERMLAALELEESAAD
- a CDS encoding Cof-type HAD-IIB family hydrolase; translated protein: MSIRLIATDLDGTLLRNDLSVSPRTRRALDAARAAGIHVVPVTARQPHGVRMIAGQAGFGEYALCGNGAHGVHLGTGETLFEVHVTEAAQRSIARALSERVPGVLFVSVRDGGTTFVAQRGYADLAHFEDHKRWPHEMGAAELEAVLAAPSLKFIVRHPTLTPRELLPELSALKLPGFAVTHSGAPFLEVLAEGVSKAWGLAKLCGLLDIDASEVLAFGDAPNDAEMLAWAGRGVAMGNADEEVRAAADELTLTNDEDGVAAVLERLIG
- a CDS encoding MalY/PatB family protein codes for the protein MTDLAAHPYDAASPDRLRHADSTKWTFYDEDVLPMWVADMDFPVAEPILTALRERLTRSIGYAQVTGDPVLKTQLIDKLERDGLIGLTPEGVSFLPGVVPGLYAAVQALTQPGDEIMTVVPIYPPFLSAITDHGRVLNAVPLTESQQGWTLDMDALEAAVTPRTKLLMLCHPHNPAGRVWTRAELEQMADLALKHGLYVVSDELHADLRYPDAPEYVPFAAVRPELAQRVVTLTGPCKAYNTAGLGIGAMISHNPELVAQLEKATKGIMGHASALSITMWQTALSGGAEWLAETLKYLQANRDFLSEFMARELPDVPYTPPQATYLAWFDLRNHPRAADIQNYLLEEGKLALNDGLNFGAGYQGFVRLNFATSRELLQEGLTRLARAVRG
- the trmFO gene encoding methylenetetrahydrofolate--tRNA-(uracil(54)-C(5))-methyltransferase (FADH(2)-oxidizing) TrmFO; amino-acid sequence: MTSPTPSITVVGAGLAGSEAALAAAKLGVQVHLYEMRPVKMTPAHRSGNFAELVCSNSLGGQGDLQAKGLLQSEMRSVGSAIMHSADASRLPAGGALAVEREGFSQRITDAVRNHPLITVHGEEVTKLPEGPCVIATGPLTAEALSGELARLTGDEQLAFYDAAAPVIAFDSINMDVAFRAGRYEQSADYINCPMNKEEYEAFYTALEQARSHTPHDWEKLEFFEGCMPIEEIARRGKDTPRFGPMKPRGLTDPRTGRWPYAAAQLRQEDQEGRMWSLVGFQTGLKWGDQKAVVQLIPGLENAEILRYGVMHRNTYLNAPKVLAADLQLKVRPGTFVAGVLAGTEGYLESAATGWLAGTNAARAALGLPTLVPPQESMLGGLTRYLASANPKNYQPMNVNWALVPELPIPEGRKKLGKREKRPVLYKIGLDAFMDWAQDAGLEVTNLPVLMEKPAEPVLR
- a CDS encoding class I SAM-dependent methyltransferase; this translates as MTQPTDEALRAAQAYERYMVPHKFAPWATVLLDFADIREGERVLDVACGTGSVTRQAAQRVGAGGAVSALDLNLAMLEVARETAVPDAPAIDWQHGSAQSLPFADVSFGVVVCQQGLQFFPDQVGALREMRRVLKPGGRVALALHQGIEHNPLYHRLNQAGRARMGVDVFASPFALGDAATLERLMAAVGFTDVEVKAQTLTVRYPEPEHFFAFTLQGAAAATPNLAAMTEEQRQHLGEQLQNDLADWITAHTEGGYLVDEMAVHLVRGR